One window from the genome of Prinia subflava isolate CZ2003 ecotype Zambia chromosome 2, Cam_Psub_1.2, whole genome shotgun sequence encodes:
- the ZNF513 gene encoding zinc finger protein 513 isoform X2 gives MPRRKQSHPQPVKADTLVGKIAIPAYALSDDDCSSGYQQLSVESDPEEGGEPGPAALPCRQCGLQLAASLGQSCLQCAGAEGGRSQRIVYSCQLCPFASHYSSHLKRHMKTHNGEKPFACPQCAYASAQLVNLTRHLRTHTGEKPYRCTCCSFACSSLGNLKRHERVHSQDKPFQCAACDYRCNQSRNLKRHMLSHRLPESEGPHRGDKDPEPLLPELSLHVGSGSGPFLPGCARLRGEEAAALPELLFPFTCRMCGLVLDDGFAQDEGLAEQVCGRCSLAVLGTEPGASPRKGAGDKGFACSLCPFVTHYPNHLARHMKTHSGEKPFACPLCPYASAHLDNLKRHQRVHTGEKPYKCQLCDYACGNLANLKRHGRIHSGDKPFQCSLCSYSCNQSMNLKRHMLRHTGEKPFQCRDCSYTTGHWDNYKRHQKIHGHTAESWVNPRNAKALLAPPAVGTALP, from the exons ATGCCCCGGCGGAAGCAGAGCCACCCGCAGCCGGTGAAGG CAGACACACTGGTGGGGAAGATCGCCATCCCAGCCTACGCCCTGAGCGACGACGACTGCTCCTCCGGGTACCAGCAGCTGAGCGTGGAGAGCGACCCCGAGGAGGGCGgcgagcccggccccgccgcgctgcccTGCCGCCAGTGCGGGCTGCAGCTGGCTGCCAGCCTgggccagagctgcctgcagtgcGCCGGCGCCGAGGGCGGCCGCAGCCAGCGCATCGTCtactcctgccagctctgccccttcGCCTCCCACTACTCCAGCCACCTCAAGCGCCACATGAAGACACACAACGGGGAGAAGCCCTTCGCCTGCCCGCAGTGCGCCTACGCCTCCGCCCAGCTGGTGAACCTGACGCGGCACCTGCGCACGCACACCGGCGAGAAGCCGTACCGCTGCACGTGCTGCAGCTTcgcctgcagcagcctgggcaaCCTCAAACGCCACGAGCGGGTCCACAGCCAGGACAAGCCCTTCCAGTGCGCCGCCTGCGACTACCGCTGCAACCAGAGCCGCAACCTGAAGCGCCACATGCTCAGCCACCGCCTGCCCGAGAGCGAGGGGCCGCACCGGGGCGACAAGGACCCAG AGCcgctgctgccagagctgagcctgCACGTGGGCAGCGGCAGCGGCCCCTTCCTGCCCGGCTGCGCGCGGCTGCGGGgcgaggaggcggcggcgctgcccgagCTGCTCTTCCCCTTCACCTGCCGCATGTGCGGGCTGGTGCTGGACGACGGCTTCGCGCAGGACGAGGGCCTGGCCGAGCAGGTGTGCGGGCGCTGCAGCCTGGCGGTGCTGGGCACCGAGCCCGGGGCCAGCCCCCGGAAGGGCGCCGGGGACAAGGGCTTTGCGTGCAGCCTCTGCCCCTTCGTCACCCACTACCCCAACCACTTGGCGCGGCACATGAAGACGCACAGCGGGGAGAAGCCCTTCGCCTGCCCGCTCTGCCCCTACGCCTCCGCCCACCTGGACAACCTGAAGCGGCACCAGCGCGTGCACACCGGCGAGAAGCCCTACAAGTGCCAGCTCTGCGACTACGCCTGCGGCAACCTGGCCAACCTCAAGCGCCACGGGCGCATCCACTCAGGCGACAAGCCCTTCCagtgcagcctctgcagctACAGCTGCAACCAGAGCATGAACCTGAAGCGGCACATGCTGCGGCACACGGGCGAGAAGCCCTTCCAGTGCCGGGACTGCTCCTACACCACCGGCCACTGGGACAACTACAAGCGCCACCAGAAGATCCACGGCCACACGGCCGAGAGCTGGGTGAACCCACGCAATGCCAAAGCCCTCCTGGCCCCCCCAGCCGTGGGCACGGCTCTGCCCTGA
- the ZNF513 gene encoding zinc finger protein 513 isoform X3 yields the protein MPRRKQSHPQPVKDTLVGKIAIPAYALSDDDCSSGYQQLSVESDPEEGGEPGPAALPCRQCGLQLAASLGQSCLQCAGAEGGRSQRIVYSCQLCPFASHYSSHLKRHMKTHNGEKPFACPQCAYASAQLVNLTRHLRTHTGEKPYRCTCCSFACSSLGNLKRHERVHSQDKPFQCAACDYRCNQSRNLKRHMLSHRLPESEGPHRGDKDPEPLLPELSLHVGSGSGPFLPGCARLRGEEAAALPELLFPFTCRMCGLVLDDGFAQDEGLAEQVCGRCSLAVLGTEPGASPRKGAGDKGFACSLCPFVTHYPNHLARHMKTHSGEKPFACPLCPYASAHLDNLKRHQRVHTGEKPYKCQLCDYACGNLANLKRHGRIHSGDKPFQCSLCSYSCNQSMNLKRHMLRHTGEKPFQCRDCSYTTGHWDNYKRHQKIHGHTAESWVNPRNAKALLAPPAVGTALP from the exons ATGCCCCGGCGGAAGCAGAGCCACCCGCAGCCGGTGAAGG ACACACTGGTGGGGAAGATCGCCATCCCAGCCTACGCCCTGAGCGACGACGACTGCTCCTCCGGGTACCAGCAGCTGAGCGTGGAGAGCGACCCCGAGGAGGGCGgcgagcccggccccgccgcgctgcccTGCCGCCAGTGCGGGCTGCAGCTGGCTGCCAGCCTgggccagagctgcctgcagtgcGCCGGCGCCGAGGGCGGCCGCAGCCAGCGCATCGTCtactcctgccagctctgccccttcGCCTCCCACTACTCCAGCCACCTCAAGCGCCACATGAAGACACACAACGGGGAGAAGCCCTTCGCCTGCCCGCAGTGCGCCTACGCCTCCGCCCAGCTGGTGAACCTGACGCGGCACCTGCGCACGCACACCGGCGAGAAGCCGTACCGCTGCACGTGCTGCAGCTTcgcctgcagcagcctgggcaaCCTCAAACGCCACGAGCGGGTCCACAGCCAGGACAAGCCCTTCCAGTGCGCCGCCTGCGACTACCGCTGCAACCAGAGCCGCAACCTGAAGCGCCACATGCTCAGCCACCGCCTGCCCGAGAGCGAGGGGCCGCACCGGGGCGACAAGGACCCAG AGCcgctgctgccagagctgagcctgCACGTGGGCAGCGGCAGCGGCCCCTTCCTGCCCGGCTGCGCGCGGCTGCGGGgcgaggaggcggcggcgctgcccgagCTGCTCTTCCCCTTCACCTGCCGCATGTGCGGGCTGGTGCTGGACGACGGCTTCGCGCAGGACGAGGGCCTGGCCGAGCAGGTGTGCGGGCGCTGCAGCCTGGCGGTGCTGGGCACCGAGCCCGGGGCCAGCCCCCGGAAGGGCGCCGGGGACAAGGGCTTTGCGTGCAGCCTCTGCCCCTTCGTCACCCACTACCCCAACCACTTGGCGCGGCACATGAAGACGCACAGCGGGGAGAAGCCCTTCGCCTGCCCGCTCTGCCCCTACGCCTCCGCCCACCTGGACAACCTGAAGCGGCACCAGCGCGTGCACACCGGCGAGAAGCCCTACAAGTGCCAGCTCTGCGACTACGCCTGCGGCAACCTGGCCAACCTCAAGCGCCACGGGCGCATCCACTCAGGCGACAAGCCCTTCCagtgcagcctctgcagctACAGCTGCAACCAGAGCATGAACCTGAAGCGGCACATGCTGCGGCACACGGGCGAGAAGCCCTTCCAGTGCCGGGACTGCTCCTACACCACCGGCCACTGGGACAACTACAAGCGCCACCAGAAGATCCACGGCCACACGGCCGAGAGCTGGGTGAACCCACGCAATGCCAAAGCCCTCCTGGCCCCCCCAGCCGTGGGCACGGCTCTGCCCTGA
- the LOC134563666 gene encoding E3 ubiquitin-protein ligase RNF19B-like isoform X3 has product MNWPTRVPGPRRLLGCCGREPRAAGGETPPEPETPPEQEHEHEQEQEQQQEQEQEPEQQQEQEQQQQEQQQQEQQQEQEQQQQQQEPEQQQEQEQQQQQQEQEQEQQQEQEPEQQQQQEQEPEQQQQQQQQQEQEQPEEPRAALPLGSGQALEECPLCLLPQPPEAFPRLGCCAHRCCRGCLQQYLRLAVGESRVPVPCPQCPAVLPPADVHRLLPEPALRDKYEQFLLRRLLLADPGTRWCPAPDCSYAVFAHGCAECPRLTCGREGCGTEFCYHCRQPWHPDGPCAPLPPSLATPTAQLAQPEELAHAEAEDIKVCPRCSALIMKINDGSCNRMNCPVCGCLFCWLCLREISDVHFLSPSGCTFWGKRPWSRTRRILWQLGMVLGAPMVISLAAGIAVPVITIGIPIYMGAGPEPAEQPLRVPAVPLCHQQCPSLSLRVPHHNSSHCGCRRAPGAHLRVRDRGAVAVPGPPGLPGRPLACRARRGGAGQPGQTE; this is encoded by the exons ATGAACTGGCCCACACGAGtgcccgggccccgccggctgctgggctgctgcggACGGGAGCCCCGGGCCGCGGGCGGGGAGACACCGCCGGAGCCGGAGACACCGCCAGAGCAGGAGCATGAGcatgagcaggagcaggagcagcagcaggagcaggagcaggagccggagcagcagcaggagcaggagcagcagcagcaggagcagcagcagcaggagcagcagcaggagcaggagcagcagcagcagcagcaggagccggagcagcagcaggagcaggagcagcagcagcagcagcaggagcaggaacaggagcagcagcaggagcaggagccggagcagcagcagcagcaggagcaggagccggagcagcagcagcagcagcagcagcagcaggagcaggagcagcccgaGGAGCCGCGTGCGGCGCTGCcgctgggctcagggcaggcGCTGGAGGAGTGCCCGCTGTGCCTGCTGCCGCAGCCCCCCGAGGCCTTCCCCAGGCTTGGCTGCTGCGCGCACCgctgctgccggggctgcctgcagcagtaCCTGCGCCTGGCTGTGGGCGAGAGCCGGGTCCCCGTGCCGTGCCCGCAGTGCCCCGCGGTGCTGCCGCCCGCCGACGTGCACCGCCTGCTGCCCGAGCCCGCCCTCCGCGACAAGTACGAGCAGTTCCTGCTGCGGCGCCTGCTGCTGGCGGACCCCGGCACCCGCTGGTGCCCTGCTCCTGACTGCAG CTACGCTGTCTTTGCCCACGGCTGTGCCGAATGTCCCCGCCTCACCTGCGGCCGTGAGGGCTGTGGCACCGAGTTCTGCTATCACTGCCggcagccctggcaccctgACGGGCCCTGTGCACCGCTGCCGCCCAGCCTGGCCacccccacagcacagctggcacagccggAGGAGCTGGCCCACG CTGAGGCTGAGGACATCAAGGTCTGTCCTCGCTGCAGCGCCCTCATCATGAAGATCAACGATGGGAGCTGCAACCGCATGAACTGCCCGGTCTGTGGGTGCCTcttctgctggctctgcctgcgGGAGATCTCTGACGTGCACTTCCTCAG cccctctggctgCACCTTCTGGGGGAAGAGGCCGTGGTCCCGGACCCGGAGGATCCTGTGGCAGCTGGGCATGGTCCTGGGAGCGCCCATGGTCATCTCCCTTGCTGCGGGCATTGCTGTCCCTGTCATTACCATTGGGATCCCTATCTACATGG GTGCTGGGCCAGAGCCGGCGGAGCAGCCTCTCCGggtgccagcagtgcctctcTGTCACCAGCAGtgtccttctctctctcttcgTGTCCCCCATCATAACAGCTCTCACTGTGG GTGTCGGCGTGCCCCTGGTGCTCACCTACGTGTACGGGACCGTGGTGCTGTCGCTGTGCCGGGgccgccggggctgccggggcggCCGCTCGCCTGCAGAGCTCGGCGTGGTGGAGCTGGACAACCTGGCCAAAC TGAATGA
- the LOC134563666 gene encoding E3 ubiquitin-protein ligase RNF19B-like isoform X2, with amino-acid sequence MNWPTRVPGPRRLLGCCGREPRAAGGETPPEPETPPEQEHEHEQEQEQQQEQEQEPEQQQEQEQQQQEQQQQEQQQEQEQQQQQQEPEQQQEQEQQQQQQEQEQEQQQEQEPEQQQQQEQEPEQQQQQQQQQEQEQPEEPRAALPLGSGQALEECPLCLLPQPPEAFPRLGCCAHRCCRGCLQQYLRLAVGESRVPVPCPQCPAVLPPADVHRLLPEPALRDKYEQFLLRRLLLADPGTRWCPAPDCSYAVFAHGCAECPRLTCGREGCGTEFCYHCRQPWHPDGPCAPLPPSLATPTAQLAQPEELAHAEAEDIKVCPRCSALIMKINDGSCNRMNCPVCGCLFCWLCLREISDVHFLSPSGCTFWGKRPWSRTRRILWQLGMVLGAPMVISLAAGIAVPVITIGIPIYMGRKVLGQSRRSSLSGCQQCLSVTSSVLLSLFVSPIITALTVGVGVPLVLTYVYGTVVLSLCRGRRGCRGGRSPAELGVVELDNLAKLNELWAGLPSPRAAEDGAAGAAASVPSSSRSPRPGPAWPEGSSQSASTVALAGSMLSEGQDTSDRYHHRGGGVG; translated from the exons ATGAACTGGCCCACACGAGtgcccgggccccgccggctgctgggctgctgcggACGGGAGCCCCGGGCCGCGGGCGGGGAGACACCGCCGGAGCCGGAGACACCGCCAGAGCAGGAGCATGAGcatgagcaggagcaggagcagcagcaggagcaggagcaggagccggagcagcagcaggagcaggagcagcagcagcaggagcagcagcagcaggagcagcagcaggagcaggagcagcagcagcagcagcaggagccggagcagcagcaggagcaggagcagcagcagcagcagcaggagcaggaacaggagcagcagcaggagcaggagccggagcagcagcagcagcaggagcaggagccggagcagcagcagcagcagcagcagcagcaggagcaggagcagcccgaGGAGCCGCGTGCGGCGCTGCcgctgggctcagggcaggcGCTGGAGGAGTGCCCGCTGTGCCTGCTGCCGCAGCCCCCCGAGGCCTTCCCCAGGCTTGGCTGCTGCGCGCACCgctgctgccggggctgcctgcagcagtaCCTGCGCCTGGCTGTGGGCGAGAGCCGGGTCCCCGTGCCGTGCCCGCAGTGCCCCGCGGTGCTGCCGCCCGCCGACGTGCACCGCCTGCTGCCCGAGCCCGCCCTCCGCGACAAGTACGAGCAGTTCCTGCTGCGGCGCCTGCTGCTGGCGGACCCCGGCACCCGCTGGTGCCCTGCTCCTGACTGCAG CTACGCTGTCTTTGCCCACGGCTGTGCCGAATGTCCCCGCCTCACCTGCGGCCGTGAGGGCTGTGGCACCGAGTTCTGCTATCACTGCCggcagccctggcaccctgACGGGCCCTGTGCACCGCTGCCGCCCAGCCTGGCCacccccacagcacagctggcacagccggAGGAGCTGGCCCACG CTGAGGCTGAGGACATCAAGGTCTGTCCTCGCTGCAGCGCCCTCATCATGAAGATCAACGATGGGAGCTGCAACCGCATGAACTGCCCGGTCTGTGGGTGCCTcttctgctggctctgcctgcgGGAGATCTCTGACGTGCACTTCCTCAG cccctctggctgCACCTTCTGGGGGAAGAGGCCGTGGTCCCGGACCCGGAGGATCCTGTGGCAGCTGGGCATGGTCCTGGGAGCGCCCATGGTCATCTCCCTTGCTGCGGGCATTGCTGTCCCTGTCATTACCATTGGGATCCCTATCTACATGGGTAGGAAG GTGCTGGGCCAGAGCCGGCGGAGCAGCCTCTCCGggtgccagcagtgcctctcTGTCACCAGCAGtgtccttctctctctcttcgTGTCCCCCATCATAACAGCTCTCACTGTGG GTGTCGGCGTGCCCCTGGTGCTCACCTACGTGTACGGGACCGTGGTGCTGTCGCTGTGCCGGGgccgccggggctgccggggcggCCGCTCGCCTGCAGAGCTCGGCGTGGTGGAGCTGGACAACCTGGCCAAAC TGAATGAGCTGTGGGcggggctgcccagccccagagcagccgAGGACGGAGCCGCCGGCGCCGCTGCCTccgtgcccagcagcagccgcagTCCTCGCCCGGGGCCGGCGTGGCCGGAGGGGAGCAGCCAGTCGGCCAGCACAGTGGCGCTGGCGGGGAGCATGCTGAGTGAGGGCCAGGACACCTCTGACAg GTATCACCATCGAGGTGGAGGTGTCGGTTGA
- the LOC134563666 gene encoding E3 ubiquitin-protein ligase RNF19B-like isoform X1 produces MNWPTRVPGPRRLLGCCGREPRAAGGETPPEPETPPEQEHEHEQEQEQQQEQEQEPEQQQEQEQQQQEQQQQEQQQEQEQQQQQQEPEQQQEQEQQQQQQEQEQEQQQEQEPEQQQQQEQEPEQQQQQQQQQEQEQPEEPRAALPLGSGQALEECPLCLLPQPPEAFPRLGCCAHRCCRGCLQQYLRLAVGESRVPVPCPQCPAVLPPADVHRLLPEPALRDKYEQFLLRRLLLADPGTRWCPAPDCSYAVFAHGCAECPRLTCGREGCGTEFCYHCRQPWHPDGPCAPLPPSLATPTAQLAQPEELAHAEAEDIKVCPRCSALIMKINDGSCNRMNCPVCGCLFCWLCLREISDVHFLSPSGCTFWGKRPWSRTRRILWQLGMVLGAPMVISLAAGIAVPVITIGIPIYMGRKVLGQSRRSSLSGCQQCLSVTSSVLLSLFVSPIITALTVGVGVPLVLTYVYGTVVLSLCRGRRGCRGGRSPAELGVVELDNLAKLNELWAGLPSPRAAEDGAAGAAASVPSSSRSPRPGPAWPEGSSQSASTVALAGSMLSEGQDTSDREGITIEVEVSVEAVPRSARQQSLSSALSGQSLSGDSLGAASDRGSSVGVPVE; encoded by the exons ATGAACTGGCCCACACGAGtgcccgggccccgccggctgctgggctgctgcggACGGGAGCCCCGGGCCGCGGGCGGGGAGACACCGCCGGAGCCGGAGACACCGCCAGAGCAGGAGCATGAGcatgagcaggagcaggagcagcagcaggagcaggagcaggagccggagcagcagcaggagcaggagcagcagcagcaggagcagcagcagcaggagcagcagcaggagcaggagcagcagcagcagcagcaggagccggagcagcagcaggagcaggagcagcagcagcagcagcaggagcaggaacaggagcagcagcaggagcaggagccggagcagcagcagcagcaggagcaggagccggagcagcagcagcagcagcagcagcagcaggagcaggagcagcccgaGGAGCCGCGTGCGGCGCTGCcgctgggctcagggcaggcGCTGGAGGAGTGCCCGCTGTGCCTGCTGCCGCAGCCCCCCGAGGCCTTCCCCAGGCTTGGCTGCTGCGCGCACCgctgctgccggggctgcctgcagcagtaCCTGCGCCTGGCTGTGGGCGAGAGCCGGGTCCCCGTGCCGTGCCCGCAGTGCCCCGCGGTGCTGCCGCCCGCCGACGTGCACCGCCTGCTGCCCGAGCCCGCCCTCCGCGACAAGTACGAGCAGTTCCTGCTGCGGCGCCTGCTGCTGGCGGACCCCGGCACCCGCTGGTGCCCTGCTCCTGACTGCAG CTACGCTGTCTTTGCCCACGGCTGTGCCGAATGTCCCCGCCTCACCTGCGGCCGTGAGGGCTGTGGCACCGAGTTCTGCTATCACTGCCggcagccctggcaccctgACGGGCCCTGTGCACCGCTGCCGCCCAGCCTGGCCacccccacagcacagctggcacagccggAGGAGCTGGCCCACG CTGAGGCTGAGGACATCAAGGTCTGTCCTCGCTGCAGCGCCCTCATCATGAAGATCAACGATGGGAGCTGCAACCGCATGAACTGCCCGGTCTGTGGGTGCCTcttctgctggctctgcctgcgGGAGATCTCTGACGTGCACTTCCTCAG cccctctggctgCACCTTCTGGGGGAAGAGGCCGTGGTCCCGGACCCGGAGGATCCTGTGGCAGCTGGGCATGGTCCTGGGAGCGCCCATGGTCATCTCCCTTGCTGCGGGCATTGCTGTCCCTGTCATTACCATTGGGATCCCTATCTACATGGGTAGGAAG GTGCTGGGCCAGAGCCGGCGGAGCAGCCTCTCCGggtgccagcagtgcctctcTGTCACCAGCAGtgtccttctctctctcttcgTGTCCCCCATCATAACAGCTCTCACTGTGG GTGTCGGCGTGCCCCTGGTGCTCACCTACGTGTACGGGACCGTGGTGCTGTCGCTGTGCCGGGgccgccggggctgccggggcggCCGCTCGCCTGCAGAGCTCGGCGTGGTGGAGCTGGACAACCTGGCCAAAC TGAATGAGCTGTGGGcggggctgcccagccccagagcagccgAGGACGGAGCCGCCGGCGCCGCTGCCTccgtgcccagcagcagccgcagTCCTCGCCCGGGGCCGGCGTGGCCGGAGGGGAGCAGCCAGTCGGCCAGCACAGTGGCGCTGGCGGGGAGCATGCTGAGTGAGGGCCAGGACACCTCTGACAg GGAAGGTATCACCATCGAGGTGGAGGTGTCGGTTGAAGCGGTGCCCCGGTCTGCCCGgcagcagagcctcagcagtgccctgtcTGGGCAGAGCCTCTCTGGGGACTCCCTGGGAGCCGCCAGTGACAGGGGCAGCTCCGTGGGTGTCCCTGTGGAGTGA
- the ZNF513 gene encoding zinc finger protein 513 isoform X1 — translation MPRRKQSHPQPVKGECAAGPGGGGGPAGTRGARSAAADAEDGTEETARAAVVLPGDLLLGRGPASEKGPPADTLVGKIAIPAYALSDDDCSSGYQQLSVESDPEEGGEPGPAALPCRQCGLQLAASLGQSCLQCAGAEGGRSQRIVYSCQLCPFASHYSSHLKRHMKTHNGEKPFACPQCAYASAQLVNLTRHLRTHTGEKPYRCTCCSFACSSLGNLKRHERVHSQDKPFQCAACDYRCNQSRNLKRHMLSHRLPESEGPHRGDKDPEPLLPELSLHVGSGSGPFLPGCARLRGEEAAALPELLFPFTCRMCGLVLDDGFAQDEGLAEQVCGRCSLAVLGTEPGASPRKGAGDKGFACSLCPFVTHYPNHLARHMKTHSGEKPFACPLCPYASAHLDNLKRHQRVHTGEKPYKCQLCDYACGNLANLKRHGRIHSGDKPFQCSLCSYSCNQSMNLKRHMLRHTGEKPFQCRDCSYTTGHWDNYKRHQKIHGHTAESWVNPRNAKALLAPPAVGTALP, via the exons ATGCCCCGGCGGAAGCAGAGCCACCCGCAGCCGGTGAAGGGTGAGTgcgcggcgggcccggggggcggcggcggcccggcgGGGACCCGCGGCGCTCGGAGCGCCGCAGCGGACGCCGAGGATGGCACCGAGGAGACGGCGAGAGCGGCGGTGGTGCTGCCCGGGGACCTGCTGCTGGGCCGCGGCCCGGCCTCCGAGAAGGGACCGCCAG CAGACACACTGGTGGGGAAGATCGCCATCCCAGCCTACGCCCTGAGCGACGACGACTGCTCCTCCGGGTACCAGCAGCTGAGCGTGGAGAGCGACCCCGAGGAGGGCGgcgagcccggccccgccgcgctgcccTGCCGCCAGTGCGGGCTGCAGCTGGCTGCCAGCCTgggccagagctgcctgcagtgcGCCGGCGCCGAGGGCGGCCGCAGCCAGCGCATCGTCtactcctgccagctctgccccttcGCCTCCCACTACTCCAGCCACCTCAAGCGCCACATGAAGACACACAACGGGGAGAAGCCCTTCGCCTGCCCGCAGTGCGCCTACGCCTCCGCCCAGCTGGTGAACCTGACGCGGCACCTGCGCACGCACACCGGCGAGAAGCCGTACCGCTGCACGTGCTGCAGCTTcgcctgcagcagcctgggcaaCCTCAAACGCCACGAGCGGGTCCACAGCCAGGACAAGCCCTTCCAGTGCGCCGCCTGCGACTACCGCTGCAACCAGAGCCGCAACCTGAAGCGCCACATGCTCAGCCACCGCCTGCCCGAGAGCGAGGGGCCGCACCGGGGCGACAAGGACCCAG AGCcgctgctgccagagctgagcctgCACGTGGGCAGCGGCAGCGGCCCCTTCCTGCCCGGCTGCGCGCGGCTGCGGGgcgaggaggcggcggcgctgcccgagCTGCTCTTCCCCTTCACCTGCCGCATGTGCGGGCTGGTGCTGGACGACGGCTTCGCGCAGGACGAGGGCCTGGCCGAGCAGGTGTGCGGGCGCTGCAGCCTGGCGGTGCTGGGCACCGAGCCCGGGGCCAGCCCCCGGAAGGGCGCCGGGGACAAGGGCTTTGCGTGCAGCCTCTGCCCCTTCGTCACCCACTACCCCAACCACTTGGCGCGGCACATGAAGACGCACAGCGGGGAGAAGCCCTTCGCCTGCCCGCTCTGCCCCTACGCCTCCGCCCACCTGGACAACCTGAAGCGGCACCAGCGCGTGCACACCGGCGAGAAGCCCTACAAGTGCCAGCTCTGCGACTACGCCTGCGGCAACCTGGCCAACCTCAAGCGCCACGGGCGCATCCACTCAGGCGACAAGCCCTTCCagtgcagcctctgcagctACAGCTGCAACCAGAGCATGAACCTGAAGCGGCACATGCTGCGGCACACGGGCGAGAAGCCCTTCCAGTGCCGGGACTGCTCCTACACCACCGGCCACTGGGACAACTACAAGCGCCACCAGAAGATCCACGGCCACACGGCCGAGAGCTGGGTGAACCCACGCAATGCCAAAGCCCTCCTGGCCCCCCCAGCCGTGGGCACGGCTCTGCCCTGA